The DNA segment ATTGACTTCGGCCAGTGGAggtttccgatgaactctcagactCGGAAGCTAATTTTTCCTTCAAAGGCGACCCATTTGTTGAATCCTCACTTGCTATAGATTCATGAAGAGAATCATTCTCTCTCAGTTTTACCTCGGCAACTAACCCATCGGTGTCCTCCCTCGCTGCCGCAATCAAAGACTCGTTCGCCTTTTCTTtccgcattttctccttctcgagCTCCTTCTTAGCCAAAGGAGAGAATTGAGAATCCAAGGATCTTGCAGCACCCAACCATGCAAGAACAATCACCAGCAGTATGCCTCCCAGGTATGGGGTCGAGTTCGCCAGAGACCCAAATGTCAAAATCATAAACTGCTGGATCAGTGCACCTCCTGATTTTCCCAAGGGGTTGCAGACGACGTCAATCGCGGCCTTCCCTTTAACCTGTAATTTATCAAAAACAAGCACTGAATATCTCACAATGACAGCATATGGGGTACTTTGGTCATATGGATTAGTTTCACAAAAGAGCGAAGACCAGAGAAAAATGGTGTTTCGTTGTAGATAAACAAGTCAAGAAGTCAGATGCATATTCTATCAGGTAAAAACATTCGTGAAAGAAGGAACCTTGAACCAACTTATACTAAGATATAATTGGAGACATACACTAATGATATAAGCCATACAAAGATATAAAAGGAGATGAAACATGCAGCTGctcatatcaaaatataataggaGACAAAACACTGACCTTCATCTCTTCGTCTAAAGGAATATAAGCCATTTCTTTGCAAGGATCAAACAAGCTGTACTTTGCACTCTTGCTGAAAATGTTTTGTAATGCCCCCACGTAAACAGCAGCAAGCAGAGGAGTCATACCAAGACTTCCCAGAAGAGGAGCCAAAGGCTCACCAAACAATAACAATGAGAAGAACCCAACTCCTGTCAGGAGCAAAACTGTGGGTGTAATCATAGCTGCCACCCCCCAACCGAATTTTCGGAGTATCAGTCTGCCTAGCAACATCATTGTGAATGTTGCAATCCCAGTAGCAGTTGAGAAATCACCCATGAAGGATGAATATTCGTTTGGACTGGGGAACTGCCAAATAAATGCGCAGACGTAAGTTTGAATTATGTGGGTGCTGAAGGGCAAAATGCGACCATCAAGGAAGAAAGTTTACCTGTGCCTTGAGCTTTGACTTCCATGTGACTTCTACCAGGTTAATGCTTATACCATAAGCAACCACCAAGGTGGCTAGGTCTCTGACGTATCTAGATGACAGCAAAACTTTTAGGCTCTCATTCATACCTAGCTTTGGCTTCTCCTGCACAATGAATAATCTTCGATAGTTAGTGCTAAAACGAAATTAGCCAAAACAAACCAATTGCTTACCTTCTTTTTGCGATCTGATCTTGGAAGAGATGGATCATTCACAACAAATGTATTCACCCCCCAATAGATTGCACATATCCCGAAGCCAAGAAGCACAACAATGCTCATCATTCCTTTTAGTGAAATTGCCCAACCATCAACCCCTGGTCCCAAATTCTTACGCAGGTTAGAGAAGTATTTGACCGTTCGTCCCGAGAAGATGAGTGCAATATTAGCTCCAAGTCCGAACAATGGGTAGAATTCCTTGGCTTCTTCAACTGTAGTAATCTGCAAAAGGCAAGGGATCAGTATGTCTAAGCATCTTTTGAAGCTGAAATCATCACTTGCATCATTAATCAAGTTTCAACATGCAGACATGCATTCATTTGGCATATGTCACATGAAAGGCATAAACTGGCATAATCAGAGTACCACCATTGAGAAAAGAACAGAATAAACAACCATCATATAACGAACCAGTGCAGTCTCAATGAAAAAGGTTAAGTTAACAAAGAGGACAGCTTAAATCAGATGAACAAGATCTACTATAAACTATAGAAGAAAACATAAATGGGGCAATCTTCACACTTGAAGGTCCAGGTAATTTTATAGCTATTTCCCATGCAAGCAAGCAGTGATTGCTGTTTTGTTGTGTTACAGGCCAACTGGTCAGTGAAGAAAGCACTGATCAACTTCCTCATTTGCGACATGTTAATCTGATATCAAAAAGATTTGGCAGTCTCTCCTCTTATGCACATACAAACAATTCTAACAGACTTGAAAGACAAACCTATGGCAGTAATTGGCACTTAagagctcatcttgagtttgtggGATATCTCGATCATAATCTCAACATCAAAAATTCATGTCTGGTAATGAAGACTATTCACTTGGTAAGTTATTGTCATAATGCAATCAATTGACAAATATACTACAGAGAAGGGGGTAGAAGTAGAACTGATGGATAAGGAGACCTTACAACATTTGAATAAGTAAGTGGGTATttgaaaaaataagaaaattgatAGTATTGGATATAACTTTGGTATACATGAAAAAATAAACATATGACTGAGGCATTTGTCGTTGTACATAAGAAATGTGGAAAAGAATATGTTGTAGAGGTAACAAAGAGTTGAATTCATGCAAGTATAGAAGTTTTTCCATTATCatagtatttattatattttctatGTGGGATACAGAAGCACTTACAGAATATAGGCAACTTCATAACCAAAAAGTAAGTTTACTTGATGCAACAAAGCAAAACCATCAAGTTAGAAGCATAGAATTGCCAAAATGGATAGAAATAAGAATGATACATTCATGAAAACTGGGGTACAACTAATCATGGATGAAATGAGAGAAGATCATCTAAATTGATTTGGACATATTCCACGATGACCAACGAAAGAACTGATGACATCCAGTCAAGATGAGTTAGTTAATACAAAAGGGAAAGATAGAGGAAGATCAAAGAACACTTGGTCAGAGAAAATAAAAAGGGATATGCTGCCACTTAAATTATGATTAACATTGTTATTAGGGAACATTTTCGAAAGGAGAGAATGGTTACCATCAAATAGTTGGCAATGATTGCTATTTTGTTCATTTGTTGTTACTTGTGCATTACCTTCAAGGATCTGAATCACTTTAAGATCTTTTAGTTGGGACCTCCCACACAAAATATACAAAAGCCAATAATTAGCCTCTTCATTTCTTAGTTAAAATCTCAATTTAACTTTGTTAGACTGAAATTGCAAACAAAAACACAATAAGACCTCTTTAAACAATAAAATGCTTAAATAACATAGATACAAAAGAACTAGACCTAGAGTCAACATGTCTAGATTCTATCCTAAACTTGACTCGGACTACTCCAATCCATTCCTGTCCATAGAAAACTTGAGCTGAGCAACTCACAGCGAAAGAAGAAAGTAGCACCCTTAGGCAACAACTCATAGTCAATGTTTGAAAGGCAGCATCACAGATTCTTAACTAATATGATTGTCAAAATAGTTTCGTCAGCTTTAGTAAAACACTCATTCACAAGTAACTTGCACTCTCAACATGTCATCTAATAGCATCATCTATGTTCAAAAAGATGCAcctagaaaaagaacaaaaaaacaaaagagcATAGTACAAAATCAACAACAGAACAATCACAGCATCATTTAACCAGCACCACCAACAAACCTTTTCAGAATGAGGGTAAAGCAAGATATATGTAATCAAATGTACAAAACAGAAACTGAACATGCAAATCTTGCTTGCCACCGTaacagaaaaagataaaaagacaTTGATCAACATGTATTGAAAACTAACCACAATGGGGTCTGAACATAAAGAAGGCATGGCAAGATTTGATAATCAACAAATTTCAGATGTGATTATAAGTAGTAAAATCAACGAGCAGATCAATTCGAGAATTGAAAGAGAACAATTAAATCCTATTCCATATCACAAAGCATATATCACCTGATTGGCAAACCCCCAGAACAGGACCGAGATCACCACACTTCCCCACAGCTCTGCCATGACATAGAAGAGGCAGAAACTCCAAATCCTCAAAATTGCGACTGGGCCAAGGAA comes from the Musa acuminata AAA Group cultivar baxijiao chromosome BXJ1-10, Cavendish_Baxijiao_AAA, whole genome shotgun sequence genome and includes:
- the LOC135594598 gene encoding ADP,ATP carrier protein 1, chloroplastic-like, whose product is MERVISTRGLLSLPPKPQVRPYLPLHTLRIRFPSAAAPALCARAPASALHGLSCRERTPSIARPTASRDPERSLLYPGISGKQRKVPIFRASAAIPADGAGSAELGEKKPKFLGVEITTLKKIVPLGIMFFCILFNYTILRDTKDVLVVTAKGSSAEIIPFLKTWVNLPMAVGFMLLYTKLSNVLSKEALFYTVILPFIAFFGAFAFVMYPLRDAIHPTALSDKLLAALGPSFLGPVAILRIWSFCLFYVMAELWGSVVISVLFWGFANQITTVEEAKEFYPLFGLGANIALIFSGRTVKYFSNLRKNLGPGVDGWAISLKGMMSIVVLLGFGICAIYWGVNTFVVNDPSLPRSDRKKKEKPKLGMNESLKVLLSSRYVRDLATLVVAYGISINLVEVTWKSKLKAQFPSPNEYSSFMGDFSTATGIATFTMMLLGRLILRKFGWGVAAMITPTVLLLTGVGFFSLLLFGEPLAPLLGSLGMTPLLAAVYVGALQNIFSKSAKYSLFDPCKEMAYIPLDEEMKVKGKAAIDVVCNPLGKSGGALIQQFMILTFGSLANSTPYLGGILLVIVLAWLGAARSLDSQFSPLAKKELEKEKMRKEKANESLIAAAREDTDGLVAEVKLRENDSLHESIASEDSTNGSPLKEKLASESESSSETSTGRSQ